A window of the Pseudomonas fluorescens genome harbors these coding sequences:
- the rseP gene encoding sigma E protease regulator RseP, which produces MSALYMIAGTLIALGVLVTFHEFGHFWVARRCGVKVLRFSVGFGMPLLRWHDKQGTEFVVAAIPLGGYVKMLDEREGEVPADQLHQSFNRKSVRQRIAIVAAGPVANFLLALVFFWVLAMLGSEQIRPVIGSVEPGSIAATAGLNAGQEIVAIDGEPTSGWAAVNLQLVRRLGESGSLQLLVRDQGSTVDSPRVLALDKWLKGADEPDPIRSLGIRPWRPALPPVLAELDPKGPAQAAGLKTGDRLLTLDGKALDDWQQVVDTVRTRPDTKIVLRVERDSVQIDVPVTLAARGEKKSPSGYLGAGVKAVDWPPEMIREVSYGPLAAIGEGARRTWTMSVLTLDSLKKMLFGELSVKNLSGPITIAKVAGASAQSGVADFLNFLAYLSISLGVLNLLPIPVLDGGHLLFYLIEWARGRPLSDRVQGWGIQIGISLVVGVMLLALVNDLGRL; this is translated from the coding sequence ATGAGCGCGCTCTATATGATTGCCGGCACCCTGATCGCTCTGGGTGTGCTGGTCACCTTTCACGAATTCGGCCATTTCTGGGTCGCGCGTCGCTGTGGTGTCAAGGTTCTGCGTTTCTCCGTGGGCTTCGGCATGCCGCTGCTGCGCTGGCATGACAAGCAGGGCACCGAGTTCGTGGTTGCAGCTATTCCACTGGGTGGCTACGTCAAGATGCTCGATGAGCGCGAAGGCGAAGTGCCGGCCGATCAGCTTCATCAGTCATTCAATCGCAAGTCTGTTCGTCAGCGCATCGCCATCGTCGCGGCCGGTCCTGTGGCCAACTTCCTGCTCGCGCTGGTGTTCTTCTGGGTGCTGGCCATGCTCGGAAGCGAGCAGATTCGCCCGGTCATCGGTTCGGTGGAGCCCGGCAGCATCGCCGCAACGGCCGGACTGAACGCCGGTCAGGAAATCGTCGCGATCGACGGTGAGCCGACCTCGGGTTGGGCTGCGGTCAATCTGCAATTGGTGCGCCGACTGGGGGAGAGCGGTTCTCTGCAATTGCTGGTACGCGATCAGGGTTCCACGGTGGATTCGCCTCGTGTGCTGGCACTCGATAAATGGCTCAAGGGGGCTGACGAGCCGGATCCTATTCGCTCTCTCGGTATTCGCCCTTGGCGCCCGGCATTGCCGCCGGTGCTGGCCGAGCTCGATCCGAAAGGCCCGGCTCAGGCGGCTGGACTGAAAACCGGTGATCGTCTGCTGACGCTCGATGGCAAGGCGCTGGATGACTGGCAGCAGGTGGTCGACACCGTTCGTACGCGTCCAGATACCAAAATCGTGCTGCGCGTCGAGCGCGACAGTGTTCAAATCGACGTCCCTGTGACGCTGGCCGCACGTGGCGAGAAAAAGTCGCCAAGCGGCTACTTGGGGGCGGGCGTGAAGGCTGTCGACTGGCCGCCGGAGATGATCCGCGAGGTCAGTTACGGGCCTTTGGCAGCGATTGGCGAGGGTGCCCGTCGTACCTGGACCATGAGCGTCCTGACGCTGGATTCACTGAAGAAAATGCTCTTCGGCGAGCTCTCGGTAAAAAACTTGAGTGGACCGATAACCATTGCTAAAGTGGCGGGCGCTTCTGCCCAGTCGGGCGTCGCTGATTTCCTGAATTTCCTTGCTTATCTGAGTATTAGCCTGGGGGTTCTGAATTTGCTGCCCATTCCTGTACTGGATGGGGGGCATTTGTTGTTTTATCTGATCGAGTGGGCGCGTGGTCGTCCCTTGTCGGATCGGGTGCAAGGTTGGGGGATACAGATCGGTATCAGCTTGGTGGTCGGAGTGATGTTGCTTGCTCTGGTCAACGATCTGGGTCGACTGTAA